A genomic segment from Variovorax paradoxus B4 encodes:
- a CDS encoding CDP-6-deoxy-delta-3,4-glucoseen reductase: MTVAAPHEAGFSITVEPSGRHFVVHGDETILAAGIRQGIGLPYGCKDGACGSCKCRKLSGEVELGPHQSKALSAEEQLAGFVLTCCAHAKSDVVLESRQVTEAGALPIRKMPVRVLALTRLSHDVMKLRLQLPAGEPLQFHAGQYVEFILRDGARRSYSMANAPHTLSEPGTGIELHLRHLPGGKFTDHVFGVMKEKEILRIEGPYGSFFLREDSAKPMILLASGTGFAPIKALLEHMKFKGIERAATLYWGGRRPEDLYMDAWVREQLAEMPNLRYVPVISNATPEDNWTGRTGFVHRAVLEDFADLSGHQVYACGAPIVVDSARHDYVALAGLPDEEFFADAFTTEADKALP, translated from the coding sequence ATGACTGTTGCAGCGCCGCATGAAGCGGGCTTTTCCATCACCGTCGAGCCCAGCGGGCGTCATTTCGTGGTGCATGGCGACGAAACCATTCTCGCGGCCGGCATCCGGCAGGGCATTGGCCTTCCCTATGGCTGCAAGGACGGCGCCTGCGGCTCGTGCAAATGCAGGAAGCTCTCGGGCGAGGTCGAGCTCGGTCCGCACCAGAGCAAGGCCCTGAGCGCCGAAGAACAGCTGGCGGGCTTCGTCTTGACCTGCTGCGCCCATGCAAAGAGCGACGTGGTGCTCGAGTCTCGCCAGGTCACCGAGGCCGGGGCCCTGCCGATCCGCAAGATGCCGGTGCGGGTGCTGGCGCTCACGCGGCTGTCACACGACGTGATGAAGCTGCGCCTGCAGCTGCCGGCCGGCGAGCCGCTGCAGTTCCATGCGGGCCAGTATGTGGAATTCATCCTGCGCGACGGCGCGCGCCGCAGCTATTCGATGGCCAATGCACCGCACACGCTGAGCGAGCCGGGCACGGGCATCGAACTGCACCTGCGCCACCTGCCGGGCGGCAAGTTCACCGACCACGTGTTCGGCGTCATGAAGGAAAAGGAAATTCTTCGCATCGAGGGCCCCTACGGCAGCTTCTTCCTGCGCGAGGATTCCGCCAAGCCGATGATCCTGCTGGCTTCGGGCACCGGCTTCGCGCCCATCAAGGCGCTGCTCGAGCACATGAAGTTCAAGGGCATCGAGCGGGCCGCCACGCTCTACTGGGGCGGCCGCCGGCCGGAAGATCTCTACATGGATGCCTGGGTACGCGAACAGCTGGCGGAGATGCCGAACCTGCGCTATGTGCCAGTCATCTCCAACGCCACGCCGGAAGACAACTGGACCGGCCGCACGGGCTTCGTCCACCGCGCGGTGCTGGAAGACTTTGCCGATCTTTCGGGCCACCAGGTGTACGCCTGCGGCGCGCCGATCGTGGTCGACTCGGCCCGGCACGACTACGTGGCACTGGCCGGCCTGCCCGACGAAGAGTTCTTTGCCGACGCGTTCACCACCGAGGCCGACAAGGCGCTTCCCTGA
- a CDS encoding SDR family oxidoreductase, with the protein MPSINSPSGALPARFRRERLLIVGCGDVGQRVARSLLGRVQLVALTSSSARVPALRVAGIRPLVGNLDDPATLRRLAGVATRVLHLAPPARDGGASWWRDQRTTALARALRLRSVPLAFVYGSTSGVYGDCGGARVSETRPVRPDTPRAHRRVDAERAVRWLGRSAGVRASILRIPGIYAPDREGGTPRQRLARGTPVLRREDDVFTSHIHADDLARACVAALFRGRPQRIVHASDDTELRMGDYIDLAADLYGMPRPPRVAREEAQRQLPLQLLSFMGESRRLDNTRLKRELRVRLAHPTVHTGLREAA; encoded by the coding sequence TTGCCTTCAATCAATAGCCCTTCCGGCGCGCTGCCGGCGCGCTTTCGCCGCGAACGCCTGCTGATCGTGGGTTGCGGGGACGTCGGCCAGCGCGTGGCGCGCAGCCTGCTTGGCCGCGTGCAGCTGGTGGCGCTCACTTCGTCGAGCGCACGAGTGCCGGCCCTGCGAGTGGCCGGCATCCGTCCGCTCGTGGGCAATCTGGACGATCCGGCCACGCTGCGCCGCCTGGCTGGCGTGGCCACCCGCGTGCTGCACCTGGCGCCTCCGGCCCGTGACGGCGGCGCGTCGTGGTGGCGCGACCAGCGCACCACCGCGCTGGCGCGTGCGCTGCGGCTGCGCTCCGTGCCGCTTGCATTCGTCTATGGCTCCACCAGCGGCGTCTATGGCGACTGCGGCGGCGCGCGGGTGAGCGAAACGCGCCCCGTGCGGCCCGACACGCCCCGCGCCCACCGCCGTGTGGACGCCGAGCGCGCCGTGCGCTGGCTCGGCCGCAGCGCGGGCGTGCGCGCCAGCATCCTGCGCATCCCGGGCATCTATGCGCCCGACAGGGAGGGCGGCACGCCGCGCCAGCGGCTCGCGCGCGGCACGCCGGTGCTGCGGCGCGAAGACGACGTGTTCACCAGCCACATCCATGCCGACGATCTGGCGCGTGCCTGCGTGGCGGCGCTGTTCCGGGGCCGGCCGCAGCGCATCGTGCATGCCTCGGACGACACCGAGCTGCGCATGGGCGACTACATCGACCTGGCGGCCGATCTGTACGGCATGCCGCGCCCCCCGCGCGTGGCGCGCGAGGAAGCCCAGCGCCAGCTGCCGTTGCAGCTGCTGAGCTTCATGGGCGAATCGCGCCGGCTCGACAACACGCGGCTCAAGCGCGAACTGCGTGTGCGGCTCGCGCATCCGACAGTGCACACCGGCTTGCGCGAAGCAGCCTGA
- a CDS encoding DUF7002 family protein, whose product MPSLPAKAFHFVDASNWPAVQQEGLCSTDELLRRGAFDTEVEASVRAHRPEGIALPDGRYIRDQRPMPPRALARCLDPGLAPADWYALLNGCVFFWLDPERVQRHRAALRGRPQVLLTFDARALAAAHEAVSHVTPFNIGSAVRKAAPRGLRTLVPLAQWQAKAWASEALTGQAVRAASHRPAELVLRVAAVSDAMRHVTATEVLGAA is encoded by the coding sequence GTGCCGAGCCTGCCCGCGAAGGCTTTTCATTTCGTCGATGCGTCCAACTGGCCGGCGGTGCAGCAGGAGGGGCTGTGCAGCACCGACGAGTTGCTGCGGCGCGGCGCCTTCGACACTGAAGTGGAAGCCTCGGTGCGCGCGCACCGCCCGGAAGGCATCGCGCTGCCCGACGGCCGCTACATCCGCGACCAGCGTCCCATGCCGCCCCGGGCGCTGGCACGCTGCCTGGATCCCGGCCTGGCGCCGGCCGACTGGTACGCCCTGCTCAACGGCTGCGTGTTTTTCTGGCTGGACCCCGAGAGGGTGCAGCGCCATCGTGCCGCCCTGCGCGGCCGGCCCCAGGTGCTGCTGACTTTCGACGCGCGCGCGTTGGCCGCTGCCCACGAGGCTGTTTCGCACGTCACGCCATTCAACATCGGAAGTGCCGTGCGCAAGGCCGCGCCGCGCGGGCTGCGAACGCTGGTGCCCCTTGCGCAATGGCAGGCGAAGGCGTGGGCGTCGGAGGCGCTGACGGGGCAGGCGGTGCGGGCTGCAAGCCATCGGCCGGCCGAGCTGGTCTTGCGCGTGGCAGCCGTATCGGACGCGATGCGCCATGTCACGGCAACCGAAGTGCTCGGGGCTGCGTGA
- a CDS encoding helix-turn-helix transcriptional regulator, whose product MIDLIGIQEISEQLGVTRSYARDRIVKRPDFPRPSVDLSQKCRRWSRESFEDWLRKQTRLQAR is encoded by the coding sequence ATGATCGACCTCATCGGAATCCAAGAGATCAGCGAGCAACTCGGCGTGACCCGCTCGTACGCGCGCGACCGCATCGTCAAGCGCCCGGATTTTCCCCGGCCCTCCGTCGACCTGAGCCAGAAGTGCAGGCGCTGGAGCCGCGAATCGTTCGAGGATTGGCTTCGCAAACAGACCAGATTGCAGGCCCGGTAA